One part of the Flavobacterium johnsoniae UW101 genome encodes these proteins:
- a CDS encoding 2-hydroxyacid dehydrogenase produces MSKIAFFSTQPYDKAFFNKYNADFGFELDFFETQLNPQTVILIENAEIVCVFVNDIVNETVIKQLAEKNVKIIALRCAGFNNVDLDAAKKYCLKVCRVPAYSPQAVAEHAMAMILTLNRKTHKAYNRVREQNFSLNGLLGFDLFGKTIGIIGTGNIGKAFSKIALGFGCKVLAYDIVENEEMKKEGVSFVGLEEIFKSSDIISLHCPLNDQTKHVINKTSISFMKDNVMIINTSRGGLIETSSVIEGLKEGKIGYLGIDVYEQEEKLFFRDLSADIIQDDAIQRLMSFPNVLVTAHQAFFTNEALTQIALVTFNNIKSLLEKNDIENKTALLV; encoded by the coding sequence ATGAGCAAAATCGCCTTTTTCTCAACGCAGCCTTACGACAAAGCTTTCTTTAACAAATACAATGCTGACTTTGGTTTTGAATTAGATTTTTTCGAAACACAATTGAATCCGCAGACTGTAATTTTAATTGAAAATGCTGAAATTGTCTGTGTTTTCGTAAATGATATTGTAAACGAAACAGTAATAAAACAATTGGCAGAAAAAAATGTAAAAATTATTGCATTGCGATGTGCGGGTTTTAATAATGTTGATCTGGATGCTGCAAAAAAGTACTGCCTTAAAGTCTGCCGTGTTCCTGCATATTCTCCACAAGCCGTTGCAGAACATGCAATGGCCATGATTTTGACTTTAAACAGAAAAACACATAAAGCTTATAACAGAGTTCGCGAACAGAATTTTTCTCTAAACGGATTATTGGGGTTTGATTTGTTTGGAAAGACAATTGGAATTATTGGAACAGGAAATATAGGAAAAGCATTTTCTAAAATTGCTCTTGGTTTTGGCTGTAAAGTTTTGGCTTATGATATTGTTGAAAATGAAGAAATGAAAAAGGAAGGCGTATCTTTTGTTGGTTTAGAGGAGATTTTTAAATCAAGTGATATTATTTCGCTTCACTGCCCATTAAACGATCAGACGAAGCATGTGATTAATAAGACTTCGATTTCTTTTATGAAAGATAATGTAATGATTATCAATACAAGCCGCGGCGGATTAATAGAAACTTCGAGTGTAATTGAAGGTTTAAAAGAAGGTAAAATAGGTTATTTAGGGATTGATGTTTACGAACAGGAAGAAAAACTGTTCTTTAGAGATTTATCAGCAGATATTATTCAGGATGATGCAATTCAGCGTTTAATGAGTTTTCCAAATGTTTTGGTAACGGCGCATCAGGCATTTTTTACTAATGAAGCTTTAACCCAGATCGCTTTGGTGACTTTTAATAATATAAAATCATTGCTGGAGAAAAACGATATTGAAAATAAAACAGCTCTGCTGGTTTAA
- the lysS gene encoding lysine--tRNA ligase gives MALSEQEIIRREKLQNLRNLGINPYPANLFPVNHTSKQIKETFEEGKKVIVAGRLMSVRDQGKACFAELQDSEGRIQLYVNRDVLCEGDDKTLYNQVFKKLTDLGDFIGIEGELFTTQVGAKCIRVTGFTFLSKTLRPLPLPKVDEDGNVHDAFNDAELRYRMRYVDLTVNPQVKETFIKRTKLFTAMRGYFNDAGYLEVDTPVLQSIPGGASARPFITHHNSLDIPLYMRIANELYLKRLIVGGFEGVYEFSRNFRNEGMDRTHNPEFTAMEIYVAYKDYNWMMEFAEGLLEHCAIAVNGTSEVTFGEHKINFKAPYARVTMTDSIKHFTGFDISGKTEQELFEAARGMGIEVDETMGKGKLIDEIFGAKCEGNYIQPTFITDYPKEMSPLCKEHRDNPDLTERFELMVCGKEIANAYSELNDPIDQRERFEDQMRLSEKGDDEANGIIDEDFLRALEYGMPPTSGMGIGMDRLIMYLTNNASIQEVLLFPQMRPEKKQAQIELSDEEKFIIDLLTKNENRMDLTQLKITANLSGKKWDASMKNLSKHGLTKVVVDGEFKFVELVG, from the coding sequence ATGGCATTATCAGAACAAGAAATCATCAGAAGAGAAAAACTTCAAAACTTACGCAATCTGGGAATCAATCCTTATCCAGCTAATCTTTTTCCTGTAAATCATACTTCGAAGCAGATAAAGGAAACTTTTGAGGAAGGTAAGAAGGTTATCGTTGCGGGACGTTTGATGAGTGTTCGTGATCAGGGTAAAGCTTGTTTTGCTGAATTACAAGACAGCGAAGGACGTATTCAATTGTACGTAAACCGTGATGTTTTATGCGAAGGCGATGATAAAACTTTATACAACCAAGTATTCAAAAAATTAACCGATTTAGGAGATTTTATTGGTATTGAAGGTGAATTGTTTACTACACAAGTTGGAGCAAAATGTATTCGTGTAACCGGCTTTACTTTCTTAAGCAAAACATTACGTCCGTTACCTTTACCAAAAGTTGACGAAGACGGAAATGTACACGATGCTTTCAACGATGCTGAATTGCGTTATAGAATGCGTTATGTAGATTTAACTGTAAATCCGCAGGTAAAAGAAACGTTTATTAAACGTACAAAGTTATTTACTGCAATGCGTGGTTATTTTAACGATGCTGGATATCTTGAAGTTGATACTCCGGTTTTACAGTCAATTCCTGGTGGAGCTTCGGCAAGACCATTTATTACGCACCATAACTCACTTGATATTCCGCTTTACATGCGTATTGCGAATGAGTTGTATTTAAAAAGATTAATTGTTGGTGGATTCGAAGGTGTTTATGAGTTCTCTAGAAACTTCCGTAACGAAGGTATGGACAGAACGCATAATCCTGAGTTTACTGCAATGGAAATATATGTAGCTTATAAAGACTACAACTGGATGATGGAATTTGCTGAAGGTTTACTAGAGCATTGTGCAATTGCTGTTAACGGAACTAGCGAAGTTACTTTTGGCGAGCACAAAATCAACTTTAAAGCGCCTTATGCACGTGTTACAATGACAGACTCTATCAAGCATTTTACTGGTTTCGACATTTCTGGAAAAACAGAACAAGAATTGTTTGAAGCGGCTAGAGGAATGGGAATCGAGGTTGACGAAACAATGGGTAAAGGAAAATTAATTGATGAGATTTTTGGAGCTAAATGTGAAGGAAATTATATTCAGCCAACTTTCATTACAGATTATCCAAAAGAAATGTCTCCGCTTTGTAAAGAACACAGAGATAATCCAGATTTGACTGAGCGTTTTGAATTAATGGTTTGCGGTAAAGAAATTGCAAATGCATATTCTGAATTAAATGACCCAATCGATCAAAGAGAGCGTTTTGAAGACCAAATGCGTCTTTCTGAAAAAGGTGATGACGAAGCAAACGGAATTATCGACGAAGATTTCTTAAGAGCACTTGAGTACGGTATGCCTCCAACATCTGGAATGGGAATTGGAATGGATCGTTTAATTATGTATTTAACAAACAATGCTTCTATTCAGGAAGTTTTATTGTTCCCTCAAATGCGTCCTGAGAAAAAACAAGCTCAGATTGAACTTTCTGATGAAGAAAAATTTATCATTGACCTGCTTACGAAAAATGAAAATAGAATGGATTTAACGCAGCTAAAAATTACAGCTAACTTAAGCGGTAAAAAATGGGATGCGTCTATGAAAAACTTATCTAAACACGGTTTAACTAAAGTTGTTGTTGACGGAGAGTTTAAATTTGTGGAACTAGTTGGTTAA